In the genome of Colletotrichum lupini chromosome 8, complete sequence, one region contains:
- a CDS encoding ATP synthase F0 produces MPTATERIHALNPFSKKESHTAASITTYKVLTILSWLLAFVVTLYYTVNEPHDGFTIRKRIWDQNYLYRTAFTLNSTIIDIYWVVLFILQIGYVGHLFSSNSDYVNAAASVGSHFIFNNLLHFAFVMLFVRSHFGWAEFILIVNFANLSSLYFRHNTYPRFIHWPVVSAPLAWTFVAIYWNGAIMVPHPHNLVARIFGNIFIWSILVYGGFFIVTYKDYTMGFSLSVLSAAIGVAQFGRQVIAFQWIFAFTIMAVLFVSTLVIAYPAATGKDYPWRSRTADSERAPLLADDQ; encoded by the exons ATGCCTACCGCAACAGAGCGCATTCACGCCC TGAACCCCTTCTCCAAGAAGGAGTCTCATACTGCCGCCTCCATCACCACCTACAAGGTCTTGACTATTCTGAGTTGGCTCTTGGCTTTCGTCGTCACTCTCTACTACACGGTCAATGAGCCCCACGATGGCTTCACAATTCGGAAAAGAATTTGGGACCAGAACTACCTCTACCGCACTGCCTTCACTCTGAACTCCACAATCATCGACATATACTG GGTCGTTCTCTTCATCCTCCAAATCGGCTACGTCGGACACCTCTTCTCGAGCAACAGCGATTATGTCAACGCCGCCGCCAGCGTCGGATCGCACTTCATCTTCAACAACCTTCTGCACTTCGCCTTTGTCATGTTGTTCGTGCGCTCCCACTTCGGCTGGGCTGAGTTCATCCTGATCGTCAACTTCGCCAATCTGTCGTCTCTTTACTTCCGCCACAACACGTACCCTCGCTTCATCCACTGGCCTGTCGTTTCCGCTCCTCTGGCGTGGACGTTCGTGGCTATCTACTGGAACGGCGCCATCATGGTTCCCCACCCCCACAACCTGGTTGCTCGCATCTTTGGCAACATCTTCATTTGGTCCATTCTGGTTTACGGAGGTTTCTTCATCGTCACCTACaag GATTACACCATGGGCTTTTCTCTCAGCGTCTTGTCCGCCGCCATTGGCGTTGCACAGTTCGGCCGCCAAGTCATTGCCTTTCAGTGGATCTTTGCTTTCACCATCATGGCCGTGCTGTTCGTCTCGACTCTCGTAATTGCCTACCCGGCTGCGACTGGCAAAGACTACCCGTGGAGGAGCCGCACTGCCGACTCGGAGCGCGCTCCCCTTCTTGCCGATGACCAGTAA
- a CDS encoding fungal specific transcription factor: protein MAGFPLMRQTKAEMLCREATTKQESHADHPFLVPVALLLRVTSVSVCSVSQPRSRLWNTRWGCNLEDANRHLHLPRKGRRYWNHEKHVAVIFTIISRHNCSRQLPPDDDTFEISRLSLPPNVPQQFSLIRIVRIKVNMPGLSTTAPPAILRGRPVEYQIWTRCTAEQRHWSWTADYQKGTRIRHTALVSQAKRLAQQEAVSLWHITRIICTKCSAKAAKGLVTPSNRTLVNANVLSLGDGEQLRSSVPVGTIQKSDPSCPPTNARLIPSARGVDQRHGAWCVASMDIHTIRMAHPPFLQACRTNSPDDGDEGVEANMLIPDSIDLVGAGEPLRRGGQAMLAGDARHTVNFGGRQHGRLEFNHLPTLPRLPAPRPQGNSLYQNAFTSTAFIQTHRYKPNFAYPTTACIIDPEIPALPAITKASFIELSTSASKEVGLRLSSHRILITCQTRIRPDTYRGVRVTRHTAGISCSTWKQTPVGCKLSTATACSSSSNSADFALPYLKSLCHEHSHPGAARVLQEGSPLARTVTISSQLRIQSILSPASDSDDAPTASSTHTTPKRRYQETFSPSERTSAPPAVAEPADRQASGGARFHTSVLPDDDDLRPILAGGSSAKRPSRAMRPPMRSSIACLRCRKSKIKCDNDNTGSPCDTCIKAGHKCEFPDPTPLPAKRSEPPTAPKQEREVGHDRKRVKKLEDATSSDGRTVAALAQEVLSAPYLTVDLWHQLFDIYKLHFATELPFLHLPTLKGIIHDKDIKKPSTESNLILLGILALTARLHPDLVKYVAHITHDKIAGPKSRGALPRPEPSMASEYFANALTKALGQLESALTSATVVRVQAFLMLGLYKWSQPNGGLAAWMYVGVAIRMAQGLKLGFGDKPLRGRRNLTLSPRSSKSTQLPSDRWKDQEIRRRTMFSCLILDRLLSCGSDRVSMVRSDDLQIQLPCTEHAFDLGRVVYTGFLRQVGHGMEPPIDDSVLSRFVQLADFWGDITKYSFAGGRHTESLPPWDQESTFYQLNKKVDAFYAHLPEEFTWSSSNFWKHDNSTYVSLHMLGALCKIMLHREYIPFIAIKCSEPVGPLDEPVFDPETVPDHFWERSAEQVFKAGREIIDLISTCRDKLPHSSLVIFAIWQAAFVRIYARHYPHMDTQNHMVSKQEIEERNSGAMSENTQTGNTSIAFQALTKVAPYFSMASNYVTYFKDINQYLTKVYSDYTNRGSKKSGDGSLTIRLGGGGGGLEEWRAKADKITSNGIIMDDDRPTAYDGSDGSRASTLERSSSLGPEYSHLSGSGSDSRRDSRQASSFTAINAAAFHQQAGHEGYVGGIPHHSPTQGFPPTPGSLSNEATMANVNAETVSIDSYVQQNQGQRFGTMLEDIQEFTTGGMVCAPNIGDWDMLKPPFYTQMAGGNPLPQFSGSYS from the exons ATGGCTGGTTTTCCCTTGATGCGCCAGACGAAAGCCGAAATGCTCTGCAGAGAGGCGACAACTAAGCAGGAAAGCCACGCCGATCATCCGTTCCTTGTCCCAGTCGCCTTGCTATTGAGAGTCACGAGTGTATCCGTATGCTCTGTCAGTCAACCTAGAAGCCGGCTGTGGAACACGCGATGGGGATGCAACCTAGAAGATGCAAATCGCCATTTGCACTTACCTCGGAAAGGACGGCGATACTGGAATCACGAGAAGCATGTAGCTGTGATCTTCACGATTATTTCACGTCACAATTGCAGCCGTCAATTGCCACCTGATGACGATACCTTTGAGATATCCCGCCTTTCATTGCCGCCAAATGTTCCACAACAGTTCTCGCTGATTAGAATCGTTCGAATAAAGGTCAATATGCCAGGATTGAGCACAACAGCCCCCCCAGCCATCTTGCGGGGCCGTCCGGTCGAATACCAAATCTGGACCAGATGTACCGCTGAGCAGAGGCACTGGAGTTGGACGGCAGACTATCAAAAAGGTACGAGGATCCGTCATACGGCCCTCGTCTCCCAAGCCAAGCGTTTGGCCCAACAAGAAGCTGTATCCCTCTGGCATATCACACGAATAAT ATGCACAAAATGTTCAGCGAAAGCGGCGAAGGGACTTGTCACGCCGTCCAACAGGACCCTCGTGAATGCAAATGTACTTTCCCTCGGGGATGGAGAGCAACTTCGCTCGTCTGTTCCGGTTGGCACTATCCAGAAATC CGACCCCTCGTGCCCTCCCACCAATGCCCGCCTCATTCCTTCTGCGCGTGGGGTTGATCAGAGACATGGGGCCTGGTGTGTGGCCAGCATGGACATTCACACCATACGGATGGCACACCCGCCTTTTCTACAGGCTTG CAGAACCAACAGCCCGGACGACGGCGACGAAGGGGTAGAAGCAAACATGCTTATTCCAGACTCTATCGATCTAGTCGGTGCCGGAGAACCCCTCC GGAGAGGCGGGCAAGCAATGCTAGCCGGTGACGCCCGGCACACGGTCAATTTTGGGGGCCGACAGCACGGCCGGCTAGAATTCAACCATTTGCCCACCCTCCCACGCCTCCCTGCACCCCGGCCA CAGGGCAACTCTCTTTACCAAAACGCTTTCACCAGCACAGCGTTCATTCAGACTCATCGTTACAAGCCAAACTTCGCTTATCCAACCACTGCATGCATCATCGATCCCGAGATACCAGCCTTACCTGCCATCACCAAAGCTTCGTTCATTGAGCTCTCCACCTCCGCAAGCAAAGAAGTAGGACTGCGTCTGTCCAGTCATCGCATCTTGATCACCTGTCAAACCCGAATTCGTCCAGACACTTATCGTGGAGTGCGAGTCACCCGACACACTGCAGGTATTTCGTGTAGCACCTGGAAGCAAACACCCGTCGGTTGCAAGCTGTCGACAGCCACTGCCTGCTCATCT TCGTCCAACTCTGCGGACTTTGCCCTCCCCTATCTCAAGTCACTCTGCCACGAGCACAGTCATCCTGGCGCAGCGCGGGTTCTACAGGAGGGGAGCCCACTG GCCCGAACCGTCACAATTTCTTCCCAACTTCGCATCCAGTCTATACTCTCTCCCGCGTCGGATTCCGATGACGCACCTACAGCGTCCTCTACTCACACCACGCCGAAGAGGAGATATCAAGAAACATTTTCGCCTTCGGAGAGAACCTCCGCGCCCCCCGCTGTAGCAGAGCCCGCAGATAGGCAAGCTTCGGGAGGGGCCAGATTTCACACTTCCGTCCTgcccgacgacgatgacttGAGGCCGATCTTGGCGGGAGGCTCAAGTGCCAAGAGGCCCTCTAGAGCCATGCGGCCGCCGATGAGATCCAGCATAGCTTGTTTGAGATGCAGGAAATCCAAAATCAAATGCGACAACGACAATACTGGATCGCCTTGCGACACGTGCATCAAGGCAGGACACAAGTGTGAGTTTCCTGATCCAACACCTCTTCCGGCGAAACGATCAGAACCGCCGACTGCGCCGAAGCAGGAAAGGGAAGTCGGGCATGACCGGAAGCGAGTGAAGAAGCTCGAAGATGCCACGTCCTCTGATGGACGTACTGTCGCCGCGCTTGCTCAGGAAGTGCTTTCGGCGCCCTATCTTACCGTCGACTTGTGGCATCAACTCTTCGACATATATAAGCTGCACTTCGCTACCGAACTCCCGTTCTTACATCTCCCGACTCTCAAGGGTATCATTCACGACAAAGACATCAAGAAGCCGTCAACCGAATCAAATCTGATCCTTTTGGGCATTCTGGCTCTCACCGCAAGATTGCACCCCGACTTGGTCAAATATGTGGCGCACATCACACATGACAAAATCGCCGGCCCAAAATCTCGCGGTGCTCTACCCAGGCCGGAGCCATCAATGGCCTCAGAGTACTTCGCAAACGCTCTTACAAAGGCACTGGGACAACTCGAATCAGCCCTGACATCAGCTACTGTCGTCCGTGTCCAAGCTTTTCTCATGCTCGGCTTGTACAAATGGAGCCAGCCGAACGGCGGCCTAGCGGCATGGATGTATGTTGGCGTTGCCATACGGATGGCTCAAGGCTTGAAATTGGGGTTCGGAGACAAGCCTTTGAGAGGGAGGAGAAATTTGACTCTGTCTCCTCGGTCGAGTAAATCTACTCAACTACCCTCAGACCGTTGGAAAGACCAGGAGATTAGGCGTCGTACCATGTTCAGTTGCTTGATACTGGACCGTCTTTTGTCCTGCGGATCTGATCGGGTTTCCATGGTTCGGTCCGACGATCTTCAAATCCAGCTGCCATGCACTGAACACGCCTTCGACCTAGGCCGCGTTGTCTATACCGGATTCTTACGACAGGTGGGACATGGCATGGAGCCACCAATCGATGACAGTGTCTTGAGTCGATTCGTGCAACTAGCAGATTTCTGGGGCGATATCACCAAGTACAGTTTCGCGGGCGGCCGCCATACGGAATCCCTTCCGCCGTGGGACCAAGAGTCGACTTTCTATCAACTGAATAAGAAGGTAGATGCCTTTTACGCTCACCTTCCGGAAGAGTTCACCTGGTCTAGCTCGAACTTTTGGAAACACGACAACAGCACGTATGTGTCACTTCACATGCTGGGTGCCCTATGCAAAATCATGCTGCATCGCGAATACATCCCGTTCATCGCCATCAAATGTTCCGAGCCGGTTGGTCCTCTGGACGAGCCCGTCTTTGACCCCGAAACTGTTCCCGACCACTTTTGGGAGCGAAGCGCAGAGCAGGTTTTCAAGGCTGGAAGGGAAATCATCGACCTCATCTCGACATGCCGAGACAAGCTTCCTCATTCGTCACTAGTCATATTCGCAATTTGGCAAGCAGCGTTTGTTAGAATATACGCAAGGCACTATCCCCACATGGATACTCAAAACCACATGGTTAGTAAACAGGAGATCGAAGAACGGAATTCAGGAGCCATGTCTGAGAACACGCAGACGGGGAACACCAGTATCGCTTTCCAAGCATTGACCAAGGTTGCACCTTACTTCAGCATGGCCTCCAATTACGTCACGTATTTCAAGGACATTAATCAGTATCTCACCAAGGTCTACTCCGACTACACAAATCGAGGTTCGAAGAAGAGCGGAGACGGTTCTCTAACCATTCGACTGGGAGGAGGTGGCGGCGGACTAGAAGAGTGGAGGGCAAAGGCCGACAAGATTACGAGCAACGGCATCATCATGGACGATGACCGTCCAACCGCCTACGACGGCTCTGATGGATCGCGGGCTAGCACATTGGAAAGAAGCTCTTCCTTGGGACCTGAGTATTCTCATCTCAGCGGGAGCGGTTCGGACAGCCGGAGGGATTCCCGCCAAGCGTCGTCATTTACCGCCATCAACGCCGCCGCATTCCACCAGCAAGCCGGTCACGAAGGCTATGTCGGAGGCATTCCACATCACTCACCAACTCAGGGCTTCCCGCCAACTCCCGGCTCCCTATCAAACGAGGCTACGATGGCTAATGTTAATGCCGAGACAGTCAGCATCGATTCATATGTGCAGCAGAACCAGGGTCAGCGATTCGGCACTATGCTTGAGGACATTCAGGAATTCACGACGGGCGGGATGGTCTGCGCGCCCAATATTGGTGACTGGGACATGCTCAAGCCCCCCTTCTACACGCAGATGGCCGGTGGCAACCCGTTGCCCCAGTTCAGCGGGAGTTATTCTTGA
- a CDS encoding serine carboxypeptidase S28, with the protein MKASIFASAVAFAATVMASIPTPQLKAPQLSQFPKMGGLQRRAHSGTQVHNGTFDQYLDHTDLSKGTFKQRYWYNSEHWGGPGYPVFMLNGGEGDAEGLTGYLENGTLTYLYAETYKGAIVLMEHRYYGKSLPFKTFTADTLQYLNVPQAIYDNTHFAETVELPFDKKKGANADKSPWVLIGGSYPGALSAWTSVIAPGTFAAYHASSAVVQAIDDFWQFFTPIEQALPRACSADVKLVIKQVDSVLDKGSAKEIDAMKEEFGLETLEDNADFAWYLLRPIIEWASNETAVYEFCDYIETSTNNGNIIKGTEKSGVGLKAAWKGYTSYMYSRYSKVCEGEEACDLYGKAVGYNRPNDLSADRSWTWQLCNEPFGWWHVGPPKSDGTNIVSSHVRPADRQRQCDLRFPQTFGFKPASSEGFTAAMFNDWTGGWNATFENVLFCDGEHDGWRSASMNSDYRPGGPVKTTEQTATFVVKGANHVPDFLLNNGEDNAAIIEQEVKVIGKWIKAWKPNKSS; encoded by the exons ATGAAGGCATCAATATTCGCTTCCGCAGTGGCCTTCGCAGCCACTGTGATGGCTTCAATTCCGACCCCACAACTAAAGGCGCCGCAATTATCACAATTCCCTAAGATGGGTGGCCTCCAACGCCGAGCGCATTCGGGGACGCAGGTCCATAACGGCACGTTCGACCAGTATCTAGACCATACCGACTTGTCCAAGGGCACTTTCAAACAAAGATACTGGTATAATTCGGAGCACTGGGGCGGCCCAGGATATCCCGTGTTCATGTTGAATGGTGGTGAAGGTGATGCTGAGGGCCTGACCGGTTATCTGGAAAACGGCACCTTGACATACTTGTATGCTGAGACGTACAAAGGCGCGATCGTCCTGATGGAGC ACCGGTATTACGGAAAATCTCTCCCCTTCAAGACTTTCACAGCCGACACCTTGCAGTATCTCAATGTCCCGCAGGCCATCTATGACAACACCCACTTCGCCGAAACTGTCGAGCTTCCTTTCGACAAGAAGAAAGGTGCCAACGCAGACAAGTCTCCTTGGGTGTTAATCGGTGGCAGTTATCCTGGCGCCCTTTCCGCGTGGACATCTGTCATTGCACCTGGCACCTTTGCTGCCTACCATGCAAGCTCTGCCGTCGTGCAGGCTATTGATGATTTCTGGCAGTTCTTCACTCCCATTGAGCAGGCCCTGCCGCGAGCCTGCTCTGCCGATGTAAAGCTTGTCATCAAGCAAGTAGACAGCGTGCTTGACAAGGGCTCCGCAAAGGAGATCGATGCCATGAAGGAAGAATTTGGTTTGGAAACTCTTGAGGACAATGCCGACTTCGCGTGGTACCTACTGAGGCCCATCATCGAGTGGGCAAGCAACGAGACCGCGGTATACGAGTTCTGTGACTATATCGAAACGAGCACGAACAACGGCAACATTATCAAGGGCACCGAAAAGTCGGGTGTTGGCTTGAAGGCTGCGTGGAAAGGATACACATCGTATATGTACAGCCGGTATAGCAAGGTTTGCGAGGGCGAGGAAGCATGCGACTTGTATGGAAAAGCGGTGGGATACAACAGACCGAACGACCTCAGCGCCGATCGCAGTTGGACTTGGCAACTTTGCAACGAGCCCTTTGGATGGTGGCATGTCGGCCCGCCCAAGTCGGACGGCACCAATATCGTGTCATCACACGTGCGGCCTGCCGACCGCCAGCGCCAGTGCGATCTCCGCTTCCCACAAACGTTTGGATTCAAGCCGGCCAGCTCCGAGGGATTCACGGCGGCCATGTTCAACGACTGGACTGGTGGTTGGAACGCCACGTTTGAGAATGTCCTCTTCTGCGATGGCGAGCATGACGGTTGGAGGTCGGCATCGATGAACTCTGATTATCGCCCTGGCGGACCGGTCAAGACCACCGAACAGACGGCTACCTTTGTGGTCAAGGGAGCGAACCACGTCCCGGACTTTCTTCTGAACAACGGCGAAGACAATGCCGCGATCATTGAGCAAGAGGTGAAGGTCATTGGCAAGTGGATCAAGGCGTGGAAGCCGAACAAGTCGTCATAG
- a CDS encoding initiation factor 2 subunit family protein, with the protein MLRRALPIFRIESFFTYITMATGDLTPAGDGQKSSTDIPIRIKTSDAIDIVSTYHSLLEDPDLTKPVAAIEALIALLNASGTTTVFETLDLVKRASNTLHASVNNPVPLQAGTDLFLQYLVSSLKQQEGANASASAAAAPSPYQSFEAVRTHLLRNGRLFASRAIAARDRIADAGWRFVRDGKVVLTHGASRAVSDLLFRAADQSGDGGVRFKVVYVRDEHRPAESDRVVKELRDKGIPVAEIAEPAVAHVLGLLRQVHMVFVGAEAVTQNGGIISRMGTYQIAKLAKQAGLPFYVAAESHKFVRKVPLDQRDLGFQQHVLDFRTDGASEQPEDAVDYTPPDFISNLVTENGVKLPSYVFEQLLDIYGSLNG; encoded by the exons ATGCTGCGCAGGGCCTTGCCCATCTTCCGAATCGAATCCTTCTTCACATACATCACCATGGCCACCGGCGACCTGACAC CAGCTGGCGACGGCCAAAAGTCCTCCACCGACATCCCTATCCGTATCAAGACAAGTGATGCCATCGA CATCGTCTCAACATATCACTCCCTCCTCGAGGACCCAGACCTGACAAAACCCGTCGCCGCCATCGAGGCCCTCATCGCCCTCCTCAACGCCTCGGGCACAACCACCGTCTTCGAGACCCTCGACCTCGTCAAGCGCGCCTCAAACACCCTCCACGCATCCGTCAACAACCCCGTTCCCCTCCAGGCCGGCACCGACCTCTTCCTGCAGTACCTCGTCTCCTCGCTTAAGCAGCAAGAAGGCGCAAACGCATCCGCctcggccgccgccgccccctCCCCCTACCAGTCCTTCGAAGCCGTCCGCACCCACCTCCTCCGCAACGGCCGCCTCTTCGCCTCCCGCGCCATCGCCGCCCGCGACCGCATCGCCGACGCCGGCTGGCGCTTCGTCCGCGACGGCAAGGTCGTTCTCACCCACGGTGCCTCCCGCGCCGTCTCCGACCTGCTCTTCCGCGCCGCAGACCAGTCCGGCGACGGCGGTGTCCGCTTCAAGGTCGTCTACGTCCGCGACGAGCACCGCCCCGCCGAGTCGGACCGCGTGGTCAAGGAGCTCCGCGACAAGGGCATTCCCGTCGCCGAGATCGCCGAGCCCGCCGTCGCCCACGTCCTCGGCTTGCTGCGCCAGGTCCACATGGTCTTTGTCGGCGCCGAGGCCGTCACGCAGAACGGCGGTATCATCTCGCGGATGGGCACCTATCAGATCGCCAAGCTGGCAAAGCAGGCCGGTCTGCCCTTCTACGTTGCCGCCGAGTCCCACAAGTTTGTGCGCAAGGTGCCTCTGGACCAGCGGGATCTCGGTTTCCAGCAGCACGTCTTGGACTTCCGGACGGACGGTGCCAGCGAGCAGCCTGAGGATGCGGTAGACTACACT CCCCCTGATTTCATTTCCAACCTCGTGACAGAAAATGGTGTCAAGCTTCCCAGCTACGTGTTTGAGCAGCTCCTCGACATCTATGGTAGCTTGAACGGTTGA